The following coding sequences are from one Arcobacter sp. CECT 8986 window:
- a CDS encoding MotA/TolQ/ExbB proton channel family protein — protein MNLLEYIDKGGVIVYILIVLNIIGFTIIFWKFFTLPRKNAMINKIKEKIDLSKDNVNAQIEYEVQKLEIGLTYIKNIASIAPLLGLLGTVYGVFKAFETITAKGLGDPTVFSSGISIALITTIAGLIVAIPHHIAYNHFISQIDAIELKAKKDLIEIKKD, from the coding sequence ATGAATTTATTAGAGTATATTGATAAAGGTGGTGTAATAGTTTATATCCTTATTGTATTAAATATTATTGGATTTACTATTATATTTTGGAAATTTTTTACATTACCTAGAAAAAATGCAATGATAAATAAAATAAAAGAAAAAATAGATTTATCAAAAGATAACGTAAATGCTCAAATAGAATATGAAGTACAAAAATTAGAAATAGGATTAACATATATTAAAAATATTGCTTCTATTGCTCCTTTATTAGGATTACTTGGTACTGTTTATGGGGTTTTTAAAGCATTTGAAACAATTACAGCAAAAGGGCTTGGTGACCCAACAGTTTTTTCTAGTGGTATTTCAATAGCACTTATTACAACAATTGCTGGTCTTATAGTTGCTATTCCTCATCATATTGCATATAACCATTTTATTTCACAAATAGATGCAATTGAACTAAAAGCAAAAAAAGATTTAATAGAGATAAAAAAAGATTAA
- a CDS encoding ExbD/TolR family protein, whose protein sequence is MKRRETLGADLTPIIDVVFILLIFFIVTSVFKKEQLALMLDLPSSNAKEMEVEKKQVYIELSENKLAIKGNEVTFKSLEDELKDIKDKKKPIVVRIDKNVKYERVVKVLDLLQKLDLNNLALITNTNKN, encoded by the coding sequence ATGAAAAGAAGAGAGACTTTAGGAGCTGATTTAACTCCCATAATTGATGTTGTATTTATCTTATTAATATTTTTTATTGTTACTTCTGTATTTAAAAAAGAGCAACTTGCTCTTATGTTAGATTTGCCATCATCAAATGCAAAAGAGATGGAAGTAGAAAAAAAACAAGTCTATATTGAATTAAGTGAAAATAAATTAGCAATAAAAGGTAATGAAGTTACTTTTAAAAGTTTAGAAGATGAACTAAAAGATATAAAAGATAAGAAAAAGCCTATTGTTGTAAGAATTGATAAAAATGTAAAATATGAAAGAGTGGTTAAAGTATTAGATTTACTTCAAAAATTAGATTTAAATAATTTAGCTTTAATTACAAATACAAATAAAAACTAG
- the fbaA gene encoding class II fructose-bisphosphate aldolase: MAVFDVVKPGVLSGSEAKKLFAYAKENNFAIPAVNVVGTDSVNAVLEAASKVNSPIIIQFSNGGAQYFAGKGLKTSDAAVLGAISGAMHVHAMAKSYNVPVILHTDHAARKLLPWIDGLLKAGKQHFDATGRPLYTSHMLDLSEESLEENVSTCVEYFKTMNDIDMLIEIELGITGGEEDGVDNTGIDNSLLYTQPEEVCYAYEKLLEVGENFTIAASFGNVHGVYKPGNVVLSPVILDNSQKYIKEKLNTNDKPVDFVFHGGSGSALEEIREAIEYGVIKMNIDTDTQWAFWNGVREFEAKNHDYLQGQIGNPDGEDKPNKGYYDPRKWLRAGQESMIARLEVAFSDLQALNKN; the protein is encoded by the coding sequence GTGGCTGTATTTGATGTAGTTAAACCTGGTGTATTAAGTGGAAGCGAGGCAAAAAAACTTTTTGCATATGCAAAAGAGAATAATTTTGCTATTCCTGCTGTAAATGTTGTAGGAACTGATTCTGTAAATGCAGTTTTAGAAGCTGCAAGTAAAGTTAATTCACCAATTATTATTCAATTTTCAAATGGTGGAGCTCAATATTTTGCTGGAAAGGGATTAAAAACTTCTGATGCAGCAGTTTTAGGAGCAATTTCAGGAGCTATGCATGTTCATGCAATGGCAAAATCATATAATGTTCCTGTAATCTTACATACAGACCATGCAGCAAGAAAACTTTTACCTTGGATTGATGGCTTATTAAAAGCTGGAAAACAACACTTTGACGCAACAGGTAGACCTCTTTATACATCTCATATGTTAGATTTAAGTGAAGAATCTTTAGAAGAAAATGTTTCAACTTGTGTTGAATATTTTAAAACAATGAATGACATTGATATGCTAATAGAGATTGAACTTGGAATTACTGGTGGTGAAGAAGATGGTGTTGATAACACAGGAATTGATAATTCACTTCTTTATACACAACCAGAAGAGGTTTGTTATGCATATGAAAAATTACTAGAAGTAGGAGAAAACTTTACAATTGCTGCTTCATTTGGTAATGTTCATGGAGTTTATAAACCAGGTAATGTTGTATTATCTCCTGTAATTTTAGACAATTCTCAAAAATATATTAAAGAAAAACTAAATACAAATGATAAACCAGTTGATTTTGTATTCCATGGTGGTTCTGGTTCTGCGCTTGAAGAGATTAGAGAAGCTATTGAGTATGGTGTTATTAAAATGAATATTGATACAGATACACAATGGGCATTTTGGAATGGTGTAAGAGAATTCGAAGCTAAAAATCACGATTATCTACAAGGTCAAATAGGAAACCCAGATGGTGAAGATAAACCAAATAAAGGTTACTATGACCCAAGAAAATGGCTAAGAGCAGGTCAAGAATCTATGATTGCTAGACTTGAAGTAGCATTTTCTGACTTACAAGCATTAAATAAAAACTAA
- a CDS encoding peptidylprolyl isomerase, whose protein sequence is MRKIVSSVIATLVLSTSLSAASDYYASVNGEKITKDDLAVILRNKNVDIDLLPKDRKDKIIQQAIKKKLFTFEALKSGVENEKEFKDALNKIKKDLALEIWMQQQFKAVQVSDKEAKDYFNKNKSTFKEPAILEARHILLKTEADAKKAIAKLNKAKNKKDEFIKLAKEMSTGPTATKGGYLGKFPENRMVPEFSKAAKELKAGEYSKSPVKTQFGYHVIYLESKTASKPLTFDKVESRIKQYLLQSKFKDRMDSISKKLKNEAKIVIK, encoded by the coding sequence ATGAGAAAAATAGTATCAAGTGTAATAGCTACATTAGTTTTAAGTACGTCATTAAGTGCTGCTAGTGATTACTATGCATCAGTTAATGGGGAAAAAATTACAAAGGACGATTTAGCTGTTATTTTAAGAAATAAAAACGTTGATATTGATCTTTTACCAAAAGATAGAAAAGATAAAATAATTCAACAAGCTATTAAAAAGAAACTTTTTACATTTGAAGCTTTAAAAAGTGGTGTAGAAAATGAAAAAGAATTCAAAGATGCATTAAATAAAATTAAAAAAGATTTAGCATTAGAAATCTGGATGCAACAACAATTTAAAGCAGTACAAGTTTCAGATAAAGAAGCAAAAGATTACTTCAACAAAAACAAAAGTACTTTTAAAGAACCAGCTATCTTAGAAGCTAGACATATCTTATTAAAAACAGAAGCAGATGCAAAAAAAGCAATTGCTAAATTAAACAAAGCTAAAAATAAAAAAGATGAATTTATTAAATTAGCAAAAGAGATGTCAACAGGACCAACAGCAACTAAAGGTGGATATTTAGGTAAATTCCCAGAAAATAGAATGGTTCCAGAATTTAGTAAAGCAGCAAAAGAGTTAAAAGCTGGTGAGTATTCAAAATCTCCTGTAAAAACTCAATTTGGATATCATGTAATTTATTTAGAGTCTAAAACTGCTTCTAAACCTCTAACTTTTGATAAAGTAGAAAGTAGAATTAAACAATATTTACTTCAATCTAAATTTAAAGATAGAATGGATAGTATTTCAAAAAAATTAAAAAATGAAGCTAAAATAGTTATTAAATAA